One Streptomyces sp. NBC_00554 DNA segment encodes these proteins:
- a CDS encoding carbohydrate ABC transporter permease: MSTTTTSGVAQSPAAAGTPTKVRKRRGVRGRTLSFWLFTGPFLIGLAVFVYIPIGWSAYLSFFEARYTVTPSTFVGFDNYSYMLTNDKFTESLVTFTVFAAFIVPVTWAFSLGLALLVNRLRFMRAFFRSVFFLPTAVSFVAASLIWKMSIFSGVRFGLMNTVIGWFGVENIAWLANPNPPWYWLVIVTVRLWLQAGFYMILFLAALQNIPPELYEAAAIDGAKRGWQTFRHITLPQLRATSTAVILLLLVAAFQAFDEFFNLLAKTTWGRPPLVELYYTALGESQDYGAGSAGAMILTLLICVVTLAQGRFMGFGKGEEAK, encoded by the coding sequence ATGTCGACCACCACCACGAGCGGTGTCGCCCAGAGCCCCGCCGCTGCCGGGACCCCCACCAAGGTCCGCAAGCGGCGCGGCGTCCGCGGCCGCACCCTCAGCTTCTGGCTCTTCACCGGCCCGTTCCTGATCGGGCTCGCCGTCTTCGTCTACATCCCGATCGGCTGGAGCGCGTACCTCTCCTTCTTCGAGGCGCGCTACACGGTCACTCCCAGCACGTTCGTCGGCTTCGACAACTACTCGTACATGCTGACGAACGACAAGTTCACCGAGTCCCTTGTCACCTTCACCGTCTTCGCCGCCTTCATCGTGCCCGTCACCTGGGCGTTCTCGCTGGGCCTCGCGCTGTTGGTGAACCGGCTGCGTTTCATGCGGGCGTTCTTCCGGTCGGTGTTCTTCCTGCCGACCGCGGTCAGTTTCGTGGCCGCCTCGCTGATCTGGAAGATGTCCATCTTCAGCGGGGTCCGCTTCGGCCTGATGAACACCGTCATCGGCTGGTTCGGTGTCGAGAACATCGCCTGGCTCGCCAACCCCAACCCGCCCTGGTACTGGCTGGTCATCGTCACCGTGCGCCTGTGGCTGCAGGCCGGCTTCTACATGATCCTGTTCCTGGCGGCCCTGCAGAACATCCCGCCGGAGCTGTACGAGGCCGCCGCGATCGACGGTGCCAAGCGGGGCTGGCAGACCTTCCGGCACATCACGCTCCCGCAGCTGCGCGCGACCTCGACCGCGGTGATCCTGCTGCTGCTCGTCGCCGCCTTCCAGGCCTTCGACGAGTTCTTCAACCTCCTCGCCAAAACCACCTGGGGCCGCCCGCCGTTGGTCGAGCTGTACTACACGGCGCTGGGCGAGAGCCAGGACTACGGCGCGGGCAGCGCGGGCGCCATGATCCTGACCCTGCTGATCTGCGTCGTGACCCTCGCACAGGGCAGGTTCATGGGCTTCGGAAAGGGTGAGGAGGCCAAGTGA
- a CDS encoding ROK family protein, translated as MKRGTSRDIRTANRYEVLRQIIARSPTSRQELAAATGLSLATVATLVGELLDLRMLTEVGFEDSAGGRPRGLVAVNASGGALIGVDIAETYVRVELFDLALNVLARATEDMRPGESRPEQVVGHVAAAVGSVVTQAGIEGARVLGVGVSVPGQVDREDGVCEYAPNWDWHDVPLLELLAEHIAYPLYLDNPLRACAVAELWFGAARGRGDAVVVNLGTGVGAGLVLGGGVHRGVSNSAGEWGHTTLVLDGRLCHCGNHGCVETYVGAPGIMLNLRELSPRSPLLHPEDQTATIDALARGVAAQDPVALKVVRDTARYLGAGISDLVNLLNPEVVVLSSWVAATLGEPLLKEVREAVARHALKRPFAATEIVLSPVPTDPVCLGAATFALEGALQSVGQRPAKRK; from the coding sequence ATGAAGCGCGGCACATCACGCGACATCCGCACGGCGAACCGCTATGAGGTCCTGCGCCAGATCATCGCCCGGTCGCCCACCTCCCGGCAGGAGTTGGCGGCGGCCACCGGGCTCAGCCTGGCCACCGTCGCCACGCTCGTCGGCGAGCTGCTCGACCTTCGGATGCTGACCGAGGTCGGGTTCGAGGACTCCGCGGGTGGCCGCCCGCGGGGGCTCGTGGCCGTCAACGCGTCGGGGGGCGCGTTGATCGGCGTCGACATCGCGGAGACGTACGTACGCGTGGAGCTGTTCGACCTCGCGCTGAACGTGCTCGCCCGCGCCACCGAGGACATGCGCCCCGGTGAGAGCCGCCCGGAGCAGGTCGTCGGGCATGTCGCGGCGGCCGTCGGCTCGGTGGTCACCCAGGCCGGGATCGAGGGCGCGCGCGTCCTCGGTGTCGGCGTGAGTGTGCCGGGCCAGGTCGACCGCGAGGACGGGGTGTGCGAGTACGCCCCGAACTGGGACTGGCACGACGTGCCGCTGCTCGAGCTGCTCGCCGAGCACATCGCCTACCCGCTGTACCTCGACAATCCGCTGCGCGCCTGCGCGGTCGCCGAGCTGTGGTTCGGCGCGGCCCGTGGGCGCGGGGACGCCGTGGTCGTCAACCTCGGCACGGGTGTCGGGGCCGGGCTCGTACTCGGCGGCGGGGTGCACCGCGGGGTCAGCAACAGCGCGGGCGAGTGGGGCCATACGACGCTCGTCCTTGACGGCCGGCTGTGCCACTGCGGGAACCACGGATGCGTGGAGACGTATGTCGGGGCGCCCGGAATCATGCTGAACCTGCGGGAGTTGAGCCCGCGCAGCCCGCTGCTGCACCCCGAGGACCAGACCGCCACGATCGACGCGCTCGCCCGCGGTGTCGCCGCGCAGGACCCGGTGGCCCTCAAGGTCGTGCGCGACACCGCCCGTTACCTCGGTGCCGGGATCTCCGACCTGGTGAACCTCCTCAACCCCGAGGTGGTCGTGCTCAGCAGCTGGGTCGCGGCGACGCTCGGCGAACCGCTGCTCAAAGAGGTCCGCGAGGCCGTCGCCCGGCATGCGCTGAAGCGCCCGTTCGCGGCCACCGAAATCGTCCTCTCCCCCGTTCCGACCGATCCGGTCTGCCTCGGAGCCGCGACGTTCGCCCTGGAAGGGGCGCTCCAGTCGGTCGGCCAACGGCCCGCCAAGCGCAAGTAG
- a CDS encoding hydroxyacid dehydrogenase yields the protein MSERPLALFAMTAQNVPHIFPPEVLARLRDSVEIDPTLVAENFTDPRVREALAETEILITGWGCPTLDEVTLEAAPKLRAVLHAAGSVKSLTTPSVWARGLAVSSAAAANALPVAEYTLAMILLAGKDLFAHRDRLRSQRAFPYGEIIPGIGNFGRRVGIVGASRIGRRLIDLLRPFDLAVSLADPYVDEAGAAELGVPLLPLDELLGGSDVVTVHAPETPETLHLIGRRELALMPAGAVLINTARGSLVDHDALIDELRTGRLSAILDVTAPEPLPADSPLYDLPNAFITPHLAGSQGNEVARLGLTVVEEIERLLSGRELAFSVDREALSRAA from the coding sequence TTGTCCGAGCGTCCGTTGGCCTTGTTCGCCATGACCGCCCAGAACGTGCCGCATATTTTCCCGCCGGAGGTACTGGCTCGTTTGCGCGACTCCGTAGAAATCGATCCCACTCTGGTGGCCGAGAACTTCACCGACCCCCGGGTGCGCGAGGCTCTCGCGGAGACCGAGATCCTGATCACCGGCTGGGGCTGCCCGACCCTCGACGAAGTCACCCTGGAAGCCGCACCGAAGCTGCGCGCCGTGCTCCACGCCGCGGGCTCGGTCAAGAGCCTCACCACACCCTCGGTCTGGGCACGCGGACTCGCCGTGTCGTCGGCGGCCGCCGCCAACGCGCTGCCCGTCGCCGAGTACACCCTCGCCATGATCCTGCTCGCCGGTAAGGACCTCTTCGCGCACCGGGACCGTCTGCGCTCTCAACGCGCCTTCCCCTACGGGGAGATCATCCCCGGCATCGGCAACTTCGGCCGCCGCGTGGGCATCGTCGGAGCCTCCCGCATCGGCCGGCGTCTCATCGACCTGCTCCGCCCCTTCGACCTCGCGGTGAGCCTCGCCGATCCGTACGTCGACGAGGCAGGGGCCGCCGAGCTGGGCGTTCCGCTGCTGCCGCTCGACGAACTGCTCGGCGGCAGTGACGTCGTGACCGTCCATGCCCCGGAGACCCCTGAGACGCTCCACCTGATCGGCCGCCGCGAGCTCGCCCTGATGCCGGCCGGGGCGGTCCTCATCAACACCGCGCGCGGGTCGCTCGTCGATCACGACGCGCTGATCGACGAGCTGCGCACCGGACGGCTCAGCGCGATCCTCGACGTCACCGCCCCCGAGCCGCTGCCGGCCGACTCCCCGCTGTACGACCTTCCGAACGCCTTCATCACCCCGCATCTCGCGGGTTCCCAGGGCAACGAGGTCGCCCGGCTCGGGCTCACCGTCGTGGAGGAGATCGAACGGCTACTGTCCGGGCGGGAGTTGGCCTTTTCGGTCGACCGGGAGGCGCTGTCGCGGGCGGCGTGA
- a CDS encoding FAD-binding protein gives MTETLTNWAGNITYTAKELHRPHSLDALATLVADSRKVRVLGSGHSFNEIAEPGDDGVLLSLTALPPAVDVDTTARTVRVAGGVRYAELARQVHEHGLALHNMASLPHISVAGSVATGTHGSGVTNGSLASAVREVELITADGSTVTIARGQDRFDGAVTSLGALGVVTALTLDLEPDFEVSQQVFTELPLEGLDFEAVAASAYSVSLFTDWGRPGFRQVWLKRRTDQPFPGFPWAEPATEAAHPVPGMPARNCTQQFGVPGPWHERLPHFRAEFTPSSGAELQSEYLLPRAAALSALHALDAIRETIAPVLQVCEVRTVAADRQWLSPAYGRDTVALHFTWVEDTAAVLPVVRRVEAALDIFDARPHWGKVFTVPSAVLRERYPRLDDFRSLAQSLDPAGKFTNAFVGDFLHPIS, from the coding sequence ATGACCGAGACCCTGACCAACTGGGCCGGCAACATCACGTACACGGCCAAGGAACTGCACCGGCCGCACTCGCTCGACGCACTCGCGACGCTGGTGGCGGACAGCCGGAAGGTGCGTGTCCTGGGCAGCGGGCACTCGTTCAACGAGATCGCCGAGCCGGGCGACGACGGCGTACTGCTCTCGCTGACCGCGCTGCCCCCGGCGGTGGACGTCGACACGACGGCCCGTACGGTACGGGTCGCGGGCGGCGTCCGTTACGCCGAACTCGCCCGCCAGGTGCACGAGCACGGGCTCGCGCTGCACAACATGGCGTCCCTTCCGCACATCTCCGTGGCGGGTTCCGTGGCGACCGGCACACACGGCTCGGGGGTCACGAACGGTTCACTGGCCTCCGCCGTACGCGAGGTCGAGCTGATCACGGCGGACGGCTCGACGGTGACGATCGCCCGGGGCCAGGACCGCTTCGACGGTGCCGTGACCTCGCTGGGCGCGCTCGGTGTCGTCACCGCGCTCACCCTCGACCTGGAGCCGGACTTCGAGGTGAGCCAGCAGGTGTTCACCGAACTCCCCCTGGAGGGGCTGGACTTCGAGGCGGTGGCGGCATCGGCGTACAGCGTGAGTCTCTTCACCGACTGGGGGCGGCCGGGCTTCAGGCAGGTGTGGCTCAAGCGGCGCACCGACCAGCCCTTCCCCGGGTTTCCGTGGGCCGAGCCCGCCACCGAGGCCGCGCACCCCGTGCCGGGCATGCCCGCACGCAACTGCACCCAGCAGTTCGGCGTCCCCGGCCCCTGGCACGAGCGACTCCCGCATTTCCGGGCCGAGTTCACCCCGAGCAGCGGGGCCGAGCTCCAGTCCGAGTATCTGCTGCCGCGCGCGGCAGCCCTGTCGGCGCTGCACGCGCTGGACGCGATCCGCGAGACGATCGCACCGGTGCTCCAGGTCTGCGAGGTGCGGACCGTCGCCGCCGACCGCCAGTGGCTGAGCCCGGCGTACGGGCGGGACACCGTCGCCCTGCACTTCACCTGGGTCGAGGACACCGCGGCCGTACTGCCGGTGGTGCGGCGGGTCGAGGCGGCGCTCGACATCTTCGACGCACGGCCGCACTGGGGCAAGGTGTTCACCGTGCCGTCGGCGGTGCTGCGCGAGCGGTACCCGCGGCTGGACGACTTCAGGTCGCTGGCCCAGTCGCTCGACCCCGCGGGCAAGTTCACCAACGCCTTCGTGGGGGACTTTCTACACCCCATTTCCTAA
- a CDS encoding sugar ABC transporter substrate-binding protein has protein sequence MSAMSSSNWDRRSVLRAAAGLAALGPLAACGSNNGRSGGGSSGKNLTQYFHAYGEAGTEQAIKKYAKAYDKANVTTQWITGSNFESKLFSALLTDNAPDVFEFHPQIQLVESGQVADLTDLIAPVKDDFNQADIASHTIDGKIWGIRMIDDPQFFFYRKSLLADAGIEPPATLDELVEAAAKLTTDKVKGVFLGNSITPVMNPLIWSTGANTLTDDNKIAYHTDEVAAGLKQLRTMFKDGHLLLDAPADWWDPSALTQGLVAIQWCGMWAMPVIQQALGDDVGIFPFPQSADAGKPAVTNGGWSMFVNAKSKNIDAAKEYVKWLWIDQKEYQEDWALSYGFHIPPRASLAASATKLKSGLPAEGVKLFDEYGHFDNPAWTQAMIVALEGVVADTVRKGGDPQAALDKADKTVERELKKLFG, from the coding sequence ATGTCGGCAATGAGCAGCAGCAACTGGGACCGTCGATCCGTACTGCGAGCCGCCGCGGGCCTCGCCGCACTGGGGCCGCTGGCCGCCTGCGGGAGCAACAACGGGCGCTCCGGGGGCGGGAGTTCGGGCAAGAACCTCACGCAGTACTTCCACGCCTACGGCGAGGCCGGCACCGAGCAGGCCATCAAGAAGTACGCGAAGGCCTACGACAAGGCGAACGTGACCACGCAGTGGATCACCGGCTCCAACTTCGAGAGCAAGCTGTTCTCGGCGCTGCTCACCGACAACGCGCCGGACGTGTTCGAGTTCCACCCGCAGATCCAGCTCGTCGAGAGCGGCCAGGTCGCGGATCTGACCGACCTCATCGCCCCGGTCAAGGACGACTTCAACCAGGCCGACATCGCGTCCCACACGATCGACGGGAAGATATGGGGCATCCGCATGATCGACGACCCCCAGTTCTTCTTCTACCGCAAGTCGCTCCTGGCGGACGCGGGCATCGAACCGCCCGCCACGCTCGACGAGTTGGTCGAGGCCGCGGCCAAGCTCACCACCGACAAGGTCAAGGGCGTCTTCCTCGGCAACTCGATCACGCCCGTCATGAACCCGCTGATCTGGTCGACGGGCGCCAACACCCTCACGGACGACAACAAGATCGCGTACCACACGGACGAGGTCGCGGCGGGCCTGAAGCAGCTCCGCACGATGTTCAAGGACGGCCATCTGCTGCTCGACGCGCCCGCCGACTGGTGGGACCCCTCCGCCCTCACCCAGGGCCTGGTGGCGATCCAGTGGTGCGGCATGTGGGCGATGCCGGTGATCCAGCAGGCGCTCGGCGACGACGTCGGCATCTTCCCGTTCCCGCAGTCGGCCGACGCGGGCAAGCCCGCCGTCACCAACGGCGGCTGGTCGATGTTCGTGAACGCCAAGTCGAAGAACATCGACGCGGCGAAGGAGTACGTGAAGTGGCTCTGGATCGACCAGAAGGAGTACCAGGAGGACTGGGCCCTCTCCTACGGCTTCCACATCCCGCCGCGCGCCTCCCTCGCCGCCTCCGCCACCAAGCTCAAGTCGGGCCTGCCCGCCGAGGGCGTGAAGCTCTTCGACGAGTACGGGCACTTCGACAACCCGGCCTGGACGCAGGCCATGATCGTCGCCCTTGAGGGGGTCGTCGCCGACACCGTCCGCAAGGGCGGAGACCCGCAGGCCGCGCTCGACAAGGCCGACAAGACGGTCGAGCGCGAGCTCAAGAAGCTGTTCGGATAG